Proteins encoded by one window of Maliibacterium massiliense:
- the rplP gene encoding 50S ribosomal protein L16 — translation MLMPKRVKRRRVFRGRMKGKALRGNFLAYGDYGIEALEPAWVTSNQIEAARVAMTRFIRRGGQVWIKIFPDKPVTAKPAETRMGSGKGSPEYWVAVVKPGRVLFEIAGVPEETAREALRLASHKLPMKTRFIKRTSENTQVGGEGRES, via the coding sequence ATGTTGATGCCCAAAAGAGTGAAGCGCCGCCGTGTATTTCGCGGTCGCATGAAAGGGAAAGCCCTGCGCGGCAATTTCCTGGCCTACGGTGACTACGGCATCGAGGCGCTGGAGCCGGCGTGGGTGACCTCCAACCAGATCGAGGCGGCCCGTGTCGCCATGACGCGTTTCATCCGCCGCGGCGGCCAGGTCTGGATCAAGATCTTCCCCGACAAACCGGTAACGGCCAAACCCGCTGAGACCCGCATGGGCTCCGGCAAAGGTTCGCCCGAGTACTGGGTCGCGGTCGTCAAACCCGGCCGCGTGCTGTTTGAAATTGCCGGCGTGCCCGAGGAAACTGCTCGGGAGGCGCTGCGACTGGCATCGCACAAGTTGCCGATGAAAACTCGCTTTATCAAACGTACGAGCGAGAATACGCAAGTGGGTGGTGAAGGCCGTGAAAGCTAA
- the rpsS gene encoding 30S ribosomal protein S19: MSRSVKKGPFVSERLYKRIEELNEKNEKKVLRTWSRSSTIFPEFVGHTIAVHDGRKHVPVYVTEEMVGHKLGEFAPTRTFRGHAGEKSSGGR, translated from the coding sequence ATGTCAAGATCGGTTAAAAAAGGGCCTTTCGTCAGCGAGCGGCTTTACAAGAGAATTGAGGAGCTTAACGAGAAGAATGAGAAAAAGGTGCTGCGCACCTGGAGCCGTTCTTCTACGATCTTCCCTGAATTCGTGGGTCACACCATCGCCGTGCATGACGGCCGTAAACACGTGCCGGTGTACGTCACCGAAGAGATGGTCGGCCATAAGCTTGGTGAATTTGCGCCCACTCGCACTTTCCGCGGTCACGCCGGCGAGAAATCGTCGGGCGGCCGTTAA
- the rpsC gene encoding 30S ribosomal protein S3: MGQKVNPHGARVGVIKGWDTRWYADKKHFADFLIEDHKIRTTLKEKLNAAGISKIEIERAAGKIIINIFTARPGIVIGRGGAGVEAIRKEMEAMTGKPISLNVVEIKNADLDAQLVAENIASQLSRRISFRRAMKQCLGRTMKAGAKGIKVLCAGRLGGAEIARSEGYHEGSIPLQTLRADIDYGFAEAQTTYGRIGVKVWIYKGQVLPQKKGLQARAGSQKGGR; encoded by the coding sequence ATGGGCCAGAAAGTCAATCCGCATGGAGCGCGCGTGGGCGTTATCAAAGGCTGGGATACCCGCTGGTATGCCGACAAAAAGCATTTCGCCGATTTTCTGATCGAAGATCATAAAATCCGCACGACGCTCAAAGAGAAACTCAATGCCGCCGGCATCTCGAAGATCGAGATCGAGCGTGCCGCCGGCAAAATCATCATCAATATCTTCACCGCACGCCCCGGCATCGTCATCGGCCGCGGGGGCGCGGGCGTGGAAGCCATCCGCAAAGAGATGGAAGCCATGACGGGCAAACCCATCAGCCTCAACGTCGTTGAGATCAAGAACGCTGATCTGGACGCCCAGCTGGTGGCCGAGAACATCGCCTCCCAGCTGTCGCGCCGCATCTCGTTCCGCCGCGCGATGAAGCAGTGCCTGGGCCGCACCATGAAGGCCGGCGCTAAGGGCATCAAAGTGCTGTGCGCGGGCCGCCTGGGTGGCGCTGAGATCGCCCGCTCGGAAGGCTATCACGAAGGTTCGATCCCCCTGCAGACCCTGCGGGCGGACATCGACTACGGCTTTGCTGAAGCACAGACCACCTATGGTCGCATCGGTGTGAAAGTGTGGATCTACAAGGGCCAGGTTCTTCCCCAGAAGAAAGGCCTGCAGGCCCGCGCCGGATCGCAGAAGGGAGGGCGCTAA
- the rplN gene encoding 50S ribosomal protein L14 — MVQPQTRLKVADNTGAKEIMCIRVLGGSFRRSANIGDTIVASVKTASPGGVVKKGDVVKAVVVRSKKGTRRVDGSYIRFDDNAAVIINDQKQPRGTRIFGPVARELRERDFIKIVSLAPETL; from the coding sequence ATGGTTCAACCGCAAACGCGTTTGAAAGTCGCCGACAACACCGGCGCGAAGGAAATCATGTGTATCCGCGTGCTGGGCGGCTCGTTTAGGCGCTCGGCCAACATCGGAGACACCATCGTCGCTTCCGTCAAGACCGCCTCCCCCGGCGGCGTGGTCAAAAAGGGCGACGTTGTCAAGGCCGTTGTCGTTCGTTCCAAGAAGGGTACCCGCCGCGTGGACGGCTCGTACATCCGCTTTGACGACAACGCCGCCGTCATCATCAACGACCAGAAACAACCCCGCGGCACCCGTATCTTCGGGCCCGTGGCCAGAGAGCTGCGCGAGCGCGACTTTATCAAGATCGTCTCGCTGGCTCCTGA
- the rpsQ gene encoding 30S ribosomal protein S17 has translation MAEVIRNNRKTRVGVVVSDKMDKTIVVAIKTKVMHPLYGKTVNRTTKFKTHDEENSAKEGDRVKIMETRPLSRDKRWRLVEIIERAK, from the coding sequence GTGGCAGAAGTAATCCGTAATAACCGCAAGACCCGCGTGGGCGTGGTCGTCAGCGATAAGATGGATAAGACCATCGTCGTGGCCATCAAAACCAAGGTCATGCATCCGCTCTATGGAAAAACCGTCAACCGTACCACCAAATTCAAAACCCATGATGAGGAGAACAGCGCCAAGGAAGGCGACCGCGTCAAGATCATGGAGACGCGCCCCCTGAGCCGCGATAAGCGCTGGCGCTTGGTGGAGATCATCGAGCGGGCCAAGTAA
- the rplV gene encoding 50S ribosomal protein L22 encodes MKEKAAARRENKDRRPHAVVRYVRMSARKVGLVIDQIRGKSLAEAEAILEYMPKAAAPVVKKLMLSAAANAENNMMMDRDTLYVAEVFAGQGPTLKRYRPRARGSAAPIRKRTCHITIILDEKK; translated from the coding sequence ATGAAGGAAAAAGCGGCCGCGCGCCGCGAGAATAAAGATCGCCGTCCCCATGCCGTGGTGCGCTACGTGCGCATGTCGGCGCGCAAGGTCGGCCTGGTCATCGATCAGATCCGCGGCAAGTCCCTTGCCGAGGCCGAGGCGATATTGGAGTACATGCCCAAAGCGGCCGCTCCCGTGGTGAAGAAGCTGATGCTCTCCGCCGCGGCCAACGCCGAGAACAACATGATGATGGATCGTGACACGCTCTACGTGGCGGAAGTGTTCGCCGGCCAGGGGCCCACGCTCAAGCGCTACCGCCCCCGCGCGCGCGGCTCGGCCGCGCCGATCCGCAAGCGCACGTGCCACATCACCATCATCCTTGACGAGAAAAAGTAA
- the rpmC gene encoding 50S ribosomal protein L29: MKANALRELTTPELNDKLKDLKSELFNLRFQLATGQLQNPMLIPACKKDIARVNTILRLRQLDAKAQ, from the coding sequence GTGAAAGCTAATGCACTTCGTGAATTAACGACGCCCGAGCTCAATGATAAGCTCAAGGACCTGAAAAGCGAGCTGTTCAACCTGCGTTTTCAGTTGGCCACCGGCCAGTTGCAAAACCCCATGCTCATCCCGGCGTGCAAAAAAGATATTGCCCGCGTCAATACCATTCTCCGTCTTCGTCAGCTTGACGCCAAGGCGCAGTGA